AGGCGATGACGAGCACGAGGAGCGCGAGTCCCGCGCCCAGGCTCATCCAGCGGAACTTGGGCTGCTTCGCGTTCGGGGTCGCGTAGTAGAGGATCGCGATGAGGAAGACGATCGCGAGCGCGAGCACGGGCCACTTCGCGATGGACCAGACGATCTGCACCGTCTCGCCGAGGCCGAGCGCGTCGCCGATGGCATCCGTGACGGGGCCTGAGATCGCGAGGATGAGGCCGCAGACGAGCAGCAGCACGATGCCGATGACCGTCACCGCGAGCTGGGTCGGCTTGAGCTTCCAGAACGGCCGGCCCTCCGGGATCTCGTAGATCCGGTTCATCGCGCGGCTGAAGGCACCCACGTAGCCGGACGCCGACCAGATGGCCAGCACGATCCCGGAGACGAGCGCGAAGCCCGCGGCCGGGGAGTTGACGAAGCCCTCCAGCACGGGCGTCAGCAGGTCGAGCGCCGACTGGGGGGCGACGCCGCGGAGCACGTCGAGCACGGCGTCGACCGTGGTCTGCCCCTGCCCGAAGACGCCGAGGAGCGAGATGAGGGCGATGAGCGCGGGGAACATCGACAGCACCGCGTAGTACGTGAGGGACGCGGCGATGTCGGTGCACTGGTCCGAGCCGAACTCGCGCATGGTCTTGCGGAGCACGTACTTCCAGGACGGCTTCTCGATCTCGGTCGGTGAGTCGGGCTTGCGCCCGTCGTCCTCATGGGGCCGGTCCTCGATGGTGCCGGCCGTGTCTCGTGCTGCCACTGGTGCCTCCGTGATGGTCGCGGGTCGG
The nucleotide sequence above comes from Clavibacter sp. B3I6. Encoded proteins:
- a CDS encoding YihY/virulence factor BrkB family protein, encoding MAARDTAGTIEDRPHEDDGRKPDSPTEIEKPSWKYVLRKTMREFGSDQCTDIAASLTYYAVLSMFPALIALISLLGVFGQGQTTVDAVLDVLRGVAPQSALDLLTPVLEGFVNSPAAGFALVSGIVLAIWSASGYVGAFSRAMNRIYEIPEGRPFWKLKPTQLAVTVIGIVLLLVCGLILAISGPVTDAIGDALGLGETVQIVWSIAKWPVLALAIVFLIAILYYATPNAKQPKFRWMSLGAGLALLVLVIASVAFAFYVTTFSDYAKNYGSLAGVVIFLLWLWIANLALLFGAEFDAELERGRQLQAGIAAEETLQLPPRDTKVSDKKAAAEREDVKLGRGIRERHDREERLGERDDA